A genomic region of Mustela erminea isolate mMusErm1 chromosome 12, mMusErm1.Pri, whole genome shotgun sequence contains the following coding sequences:
- the ZER1 gene encoding protein zer-1 homolog isoform X4 yields MASDTPESLMALCTDFCLRNLDGTLGYLLDKETLRLHPDIFLPSEICDRLVNEYVELVNAACNFEPHESFFSLFSDPRSTRLTRIHLREDLVQDQDLEAIRKQDLVELYLTNCEKLSAKSLQTLRSFSHTLVSLSLFGCANIFYEEENPGGCEDECLVNPTCQVLVKDFTFEGFSRLRFLNLGRMIDGVPVESLLRPLSSLAALDLSGIQTSDAAFLTQWKDSLVSLVLYNMDLSDDHIRVIVQLHKLRHLDISRDRLSSYYKFKLTRKVLSLFVQKLGNLMSLDISGHMILENCSISKMDEEAGQTSIEPSKSSIMPFRALKRPLQFLGLFETSLCRLTHIPAYKVSGDKNEEQVLNAIEAYTEHRPEITSRAINLLFDIARIERCNQLLRALKLVITALKCHKYDKNIQVTGSAALFYLTNSEYRSEQSVKLRRQVIQVVLNGMESYQEVTVQRNCCLTLCNFSIPEELEFQYRRVNELLLSILNPTRQDESIQRIAVHLCNALVCQVDNDHKEAVGKMGFVVTMLKLIQKKLLDKICDQVMEFSWSALWNITDETPDNCEMFLNFNGMKLFLDCLKEFPEKQELHRNMLGLLGNVAEVKELRPQLMTSQFISVFSNLLESKADGIEVSYNACGVLSHIMFDGPEAWGICEPQREEVEERMWAAIQSWDINSRRNINYRSFEPILRLLPQGISPVSQHWATWALYNLVSVYPDKYCPLLIKEGGLPLLRDMIKMATARQETKEMARKVIGHCSNFKEENMDTSR; encoded by the exons ATGGCGTCCGACACCCCTGAGTCCCTGATGGCCCTCTGCACTGACTTCTGCCTGCGCAACCTGGATGgcacattgggctacctgctgGACAAGGAGACTCTGCGGCTCCACCCAGACATCTTCCTGCCCAGCGAGATCTGTGACCGGCTCGTCAATGA GTACGTGGAGCTGGTCAATGCCGCCTGCAACTTTGAGCCGCACGAGAGCTTCTTCAGCCTTTTCTCGGACCCCCGCAGCACCCGCCTCACCCGGATCCACCTTCGCGAGGACCTAGTGCAGGACCAGGACCTGGAGGCCATCCGCAAGCAG GACCTGGTGGAGCTATACCTGACCAACTGCGAGAAGCTGTCCGCCAAGAGTCTGCAGACGCTGAGGAGCTTTAGCCACACCCTGGTGTCCTTGAGCCTCTTCGGCTGTGCCAACATTTTCTATGAGGAGGAGAACCCAGGGGGCTGTGAAGACGAGTGCCTCGTCAACCCCACCTGCCAGGTGCTGGTCAAGGACTTTACATTCGAGGGCTTTAGCCGCCTCCGCTTCCTCAACTTGGGTCGCATGATCGACGGGGTCCCTGTGGAGTCGCTGCTGCGGCCACTCAGCTCCCTGGCTGCCCTGGACCTCTCGGGCATCCAGACGAGCGACGCGGCCTTCCTAACCCAGTGGAAAGACAGCCTGGTGTCCCTCGTGCTCTACAACATGGACCTGTCAGACGACCACATCCGGGTCATCGTCCAGCTGCACAAGCTGCG ACACCTGGACATCTCCCGAGACCGCCTCTCCAGCTACTACAAGTTCAAGCTGACTCGCAAGGTGCTGAGCCTCTTTGTGCAAAAGCTGGGGAACCTGATGTCCCTGGACATCTCTGGCCACATGATCCTGGAGAACTGCAGCATCTCCAAGATGGACGAGGAGGCGGGGCAGACTAG CATTGAGCCTTCCAAGAGCAGCATCATGCCTTTCCGGGCCCTGAAGAGGCCACTGCAGTTCCTCGGGCTCTTTGAGACCTCCCTGTGCCGCCTCACACACATTCCTGCctacaaa GTAAGTGGTGACAAAAACGAGGAGCAGGTGCTGAATGCCATAGAGGCCTACACGGAGCACAGGCCTGAGATCACCTCGAGGGCCATCAACCTGCTTTTTGACATCGCACGCATCGAGCGCTGCAACCAGCTGCTTCGGGCCTTGAAG CTGGTCATCACAGCCCTCAAGTGCCACAAGTATGACAAGAACATCCAAGTCACGGGCAGCGCTGCGCTCTTCTACCTGACCAATTCCGAGTACCGCTCCGAGCAGAGCGTCAAGCTGCGCCGGCAGGTCATCCAGGTGGTGCTGAATGGCATGGAATCCTACCAGGAGGTGACG GTCCAGCGGAACTGCTGTCTGACCCTCTGTAACTTCAGCATCCCCGAGGAGCTGGAGTTCCAGTACCGCCGAGTTAACGAGCTCCTGCTCAGCATCCTCAACCCCACGCGGCAGGACGAGTCGATCCAGCGCATCGCCGTGCACCTGTGCAACGCCCTGGTCTGCCAAGTGGACAATGACCACAAGGAGGCCGTGGGCAAGATGGGCTTCGTTGTG ACCATGCTGAAGCTGATTCAGAAGAAGCTGCTGGACAAGATA TGCGACCAGGTGATGGAGTTCTCCTGGAGCGCCCTGTGGAACATCACGGACGAGACTCCCGACAACTGTGAGATGTTCCTCAACTTCAATGGCATGAAGCTCTTCCTGGACTGCCTGAAG GAATTCCCAGAGAAGCAAGAACTGCATCGGAACATGCTGGGACTCTTGGGGAACGTGGCCGAGGTGAAGGAGCTGCGGCCGCAGCTAATGACTTCCCAGTTCATCAGTGTCTTCAG CAACCTGCTGGAGAGCAAGGCTGATGGGATCGAAGTTTCGTACAACGCCTGCGGCGTCCTCTCCCACATCATGTTCGATGGGCCTGAGGCGTGGGGCATCTGCGAGCCCCAGCGGGAGGAGGTAGAGGAGCGCATGTGGGCCGCCATCCAGAGCTGGGACATCAACTCTCGGAGAAACATCAATTACAG GTCATTTGAGCCAATTCTTCGCCTCCTTCCCCAGGGCATCTCCCCTGTCAGCCAGCACTGGGCCACCTGGGCCCTGTACAACCTCGTGTCTGTCTACC ccGACAAGTACTGCCCCCTGCTGATCAAAGAAGGGGGGCTGCCCCTGCTGAGGGACATGATCAAGATGGCCACCGCCCGGCAGGAGACAAAGGAAATGGCCCG CAAGGTGATTGGGCACTGCAGTAACTTTAAAGAGGAGAACATGGACACGTCCAGATAG
- the ZER1 gene encoding protein zer-1 homolog isoform X2, producing the protein MLESSGTAWILERLPKGMTRCRKSNRMGWGCKPEGQGSLIGCGSANDPVSAGESLLPLGAPVLNWPTRLPPSMASDTPESLMALCTDFCLRNLDGTLGYLLDKETLRLHPDIFLPSEICDRLVNEYVELVNAACNFEPHESFFSLFSDPRSTRLTRIHLREDLVQDQDLEAIRKQDLVELYLTNCEKLSAKSLQTLRSFSHTLVSLSLFGCANIFYEEENPGGCEDECLVNPTCQVLVKDFTFEGFSRLRFLNLGRMIDGVPVESLLRPLSSLAALDLSGIQTSDAAFLTQWKDSLVSLVLYNMDLSDDHIRVIVQLHKLRHLDISRDRLSSYYKFKLTRKVLSLFVQKLGNLMSLDISGHMILENCSISKMDEEAGQTSIEPSKSSIMPFRALKRPLQFLGLFETSLCRLTHIPAYKVSGDKNEEQVLNAIEAYTEHRPEITSRAINLLFDIARIERCNQLLRALKLVITALKCHKYDKNIQVTGSAALFYLTNSEYRSEQSVKLRRQVIQVVLNGMESYQEVQRNCCLTLCNFSIPEELEFQYRRVNELLLSILNPTRQDESIQRIAVHLCNALVCQVDNDHKEAVGKMGFVVTMLKLIQKKLLDKICDQVMEFSWSALWNITDETPDNCEMFLNFNGMKLFLDCLKEFPEKQELHRNMLGLLGNVAEVKELRPQLMTSQFISVFSNLLESKADGIEVSYNACGVLSHIMFDGPEAWGICEPQREEVEERMWAAIQSWDINSRRNINYRSFEPILRLLPQGISPVSQHWATWALYNLVSVYPDKYCPLLIKEGGLPLLRDMIKMATARQETKEMARKVIGHCSNFKEENMDTSR; encoded by the exons ATGCTTGAGAGCTCGGGAACGGCGTGGATTCTGGAACGGCTCCCAAAAGGGATGACAAGGTGCAGGAAATCCAACAGGATGGGTTGGGGTTGCAAACCTGAGGGCCAAGGGAGCCTGATAG GCTGTGGTTCTGCCAATGACCCTGTGAGTGCTGGGGAGTCACTGCTGCCCCTAGGGGCTCCTGTCCTGAATTGGCCCACCCGCCTGCCCCCCAGCATGGCGTCCGACACCCCTGAGTCCCTGATGGCCCTCTGCACTGACTTCTGCCTGCGCAACCTGGATGgcacattgggctacctgctgGACAAGGAGACTCTGCGGCTCCACCCAGACATCTTCCTGCCCAGCGAGATCTGTGACCGGCTCGTCAATGA GTACGTGGAGCTGGTCAATGCCGCCTGCAACTTTGAGCCGCACGAGAGCTTCTTCAGCCTTTTCTCGGACCCCCGCAGCACCCGCCTCACCCGGATCCACCTTCGCGAGGACCTAGTGCAGGACCAGGACCTGGAGGCCATCCGCAAGCAG GACCTGGTGGAGCTATACCTGACCAACTGCGAGAAGCTGTCCGCCAAGAGTCTGCAGACGCTGAGGAGCTTTAGCCACACCCTGGTGTCCTTGAGCCTCTTCGGCTGTGCCAACATTTTCTATGAGGAGGAGAACCCAGGGGGCTGTGAAGACGAGTGCCTCGTCAACCCCACCTGCCAGGTGCTGGTCAAGGACTTTACATTCGAGGGCTTTAGCCGCCTCCGCTTCCTCAACTTGGGTCGCATGATCGACGGGGTCCCTGTGGAGTCGCTGCTGCGGCCACTCAGCTCCCTGGCTGCCCTGGACCTCTCGGGCATCCAGACGAGCGACGCGGCCTTCCTAACCCAGTGGAAAGACAGCCTGGTGTCCCTCGTGCTCTACAACATGGACCTGTCAGACGACCACATCCGGGTCATCGTCCAGCTGCACAAGCTGCG ACACCTGGACATCTCCCGAGACCGCCTCTCCAGCTACTACAAGTTCAAGCTGACTCGCAAGGTGCTGAGCCTCTTTGTGCAAAAGCTGGGGAACCTGATGTCCCTGGACATCTCTGGCCACATGATCCTGGAGAACTGCAGCATCTCCAAGATGGACGAGGAGGCGGGGCAGACTAG CATTGAGCCTTCCAAGAGCAGCATCATGCCTTTCCGGGCCCTGAAGAGGCCACTGCAGTTCCTCGGGCTCTTTGAGACCTCCCTGTGCCGCCTCACACACATTCCTGCctacaaa GTAAGTGGTGACAAAAACGAGGAGCAGGTGCTGAATGCCATAGAGGCCTACACGGAGCACAGGCCTGAGATCACCTCGAGGGCCATCAACCTGCTTTTTGACATCGCACGCATCGAGCGCTGCAACCAGCTGCTTCGGGCCTTGAAG CTGGTCATCACAGCCCTCAAGTGCCACAAGTATGACAAGAACATCCAAGTCACGGGCAGCGCTGCGCTCTTCTACCTGACCAATTCCGAGTACCGCTCCGAGCAGAGCGTCAAGCTGCGCCGGCAGGTCATCCAGGTGGTGCTGAATGGCATGGAATCCTACCAGGAG GTCCAGCGGAACTGCTGTCTGACCCTCTGTAACTTCAGCATCCCCGAGGAGCTGGAGTTCCAGTACCGCCGAGTTAACGAGCTCCTGCTCAGCATCCTCAACCCCACGCGGCAGGACGAGTCGATCCAGCGCATCGCCGTGCACCTGTGCAACGCCCTGGTCTGCCAAGTGGACAATGACCACAAGGAGGCCGTGGGCAAGATGGGCTTCGTTGTG ACCATGCTGAAGCTGATTCAGAAGAAGCTGCTGGACAAGATA TGCGACCAGGTGATGGAGTTCTCCTGGAGCGCCCTGTGGAACATCACGGACGAGACTCCCGACAACTGTGAGATGTTCCTCAACTTCAATGGCATGAAGCTCTTCCTGGACTGCCTGAAG GAATTCCCAGAGAAGCAAGAACTGCATCGGAACATGCTGGGACTCTTGGGGAACGTGGCCGAGGTGAAGGAGCTGCGGCCGCAGCTAATGACTTCCCAGTTCATCAGTGTCTTCAG CAACCTGCTGGAGAGCAAGGCTGATGGGATCGAAGTTTCGTACAACGCCTGCGGCGTCCTCTCCCACATCATGTTCGATGGGCCTGAGGCGTGGGGCATCTGCGAGCCCCAGCGGGAGGAGGTAGAGGAGCGCATGTGGGCCGCCATCCAGAGCTGGGACATCAACTCTCGGAGAAACATCAATTACAG GTCATTTGAGCCAATTCTTCGCCTCCTTCCCCAGGGCATCTCCCCTGTCAGCCAGCACTGGGCCACCTGGGCCCTGTACAACCTCGTGTCTGTCTACC ccGACAAGTACTGCCCCCTGCTGATCAAAGAAGGGGGGCTGCCCCTGCTGAGGGACATGATCAAGATGGCCACCGCCCGGCAGGAGACAAAGGAAATGGCCCG CAAGGTGATTGGGCACTGCAGTAACTTTAAAGAGGAGAACATGGACACGTCCAGATAG
- the ZER1 gene encoding protein zer-1 homolog isoform X1 — protein MLESSGTAWILERLPKGMTRCRKSNRMGWGCKPEGQGSLIGCGSANDPVSAGESLLPLGAPVLNWPTRLPPSMASDTPESLMALCTDFCLRNLDGTLGYLLDKETLRLHPDIFLPSEICDRLVNEYVELVNAACNFEPHESFFSLFSDPRSTRLTRIHLREDLVQDQDLEAIRKQDLVELYLTNCEKLSAKSLQTLRSFSHTLVSLSLFGCANIFYEEENPGGCEDECLVNPTCQVLVKDFTFEGFSRLRFLNLGRMIDGVPVESLLRPLSSLAALDLSGIQTSDAAFLTQWKDSLVSLVLYNMDLSDDHIRVIVQLHKLRHLDISRDRLSSYYKFKLTRKVLSLFVQKLGNLMSLDISGHMILENCSISKMDEEAGQTSIEPSKSSIMPFRALKRPLQFLGLFETSLCRLTHIPAYKVSGDKNEEQVLNAIEAYTEHRPEITSRAINLLFDIARIERCNQLLRALKLVITALKCHKYDKNIQVTGSAALFYLTNSEYRSEQSVKLRRQVIQVVLNGMESYQEVTVQRNCCLTLCNFSIPEELEFQYRRVNELLLSILNPTRQDESIQRIAVHLCNALVCQVDNDHKEAVGKMGFVVTMLKLIQKKLLDKICDQVMEFSWSALWNITDETPDNCEMFLNFNGMKLFLDCLKEFPEKQELHRNMLGLLGNVAEVKELRPQLMTSQFISVFSNLLESKADGIEVSYNACGVLSHIMFDGPEAWGICEPQREEVEERMWAAIQSWDINSRRNINYRSFEPILRLLPQGISPVSQHWATWALYNLVSVYPDKYCPLLIKEGGLPLLRDMIKMATARQETKEMARKVIGHCSNFKEENMDTSR, from the exons ATGCTTGAGAGCTCGGGAACGGCGTGGATTCTGGAACGGCTCCCAAAAGGGATGACAAGGTGCAGGAAATCCAACAGGATGGGTTGGGGTTGCAAACCTGAGGGCCAAGGGAGCCTGATAG GCTGTGGTTCTGCCAATGACCCTGTGAGTGCTGGGGAGTCACTGCTGCCCCTAGGGGCTCCTGTCCTGAATTGGCCCACCCGCCTGCCCCCCAGCATGGCGTCCGACACCCCTGAGTCCCTGATGGCCCTCTGCACTGACTTCTGCCTGCGCAACCTGGATGgcacattgggctacctgctgGACAAGGAGACTCTGCGGCTCCACCCAGACATCTTCCTGCCCAGCGAGATCTGTGACCGGCTCGTCAATGA GTACGTGGAGCTGGTCAATGCCGCCTGCAACTTTGAGCCGCACGAGAGCTTCTTCAGCCTTTTCTCGGACCCCCGCAGCACCCGCCTCACCCGGATCCACCTTCGCGAGGACCTAGTGCAGGACCAGGACCTGGAGGCCATCCGCAAGCAG GACCTGGTGGAGCTATACCTGACCAACTGCGAGAAGCTGTCCGCCAAGAGTCTGCAGACGCTGAGGAGCTTTAGCCACACCCTGGTGTCCTTGAGCCTCTTCGGCTGTGCCAACATTTTCTATGAGGAGGAGAACCCAGGGGGCTGTGAAGACGAGTGCCTCGTCAACCCCACCTGCCAGGTGCTGGTCAAGGACTTTACATTCGAGGGCTTTAGCCGCCTCCGCTTCCTCAACTTGGGTCGCATGATCGACGGGGTCCCTGTGGAGTCGCTGCTGCGGCCACTCAGCTCCCTGGCTGCCCTGGACCTCTCGGGCATCCAGACGAGCGACGCGGCCTTCCTAACCCAGTGGAAAGACAGCCTGGTGTCCCTCGTGCTCTACAACATGGACCTGTCAGACGACCACATCCGGGTCATCGTCCAGCTGCACAAGCTGCG ACACCTGGACATCTCCCGAGACCGCCTCTCCAGCTACTACAAGTTCAAGCTGACTCGCAAGGTGCTGAGCCTCTTTGTGCAAAAGCTGGGGAACCTGATGTCCCTGGACATCTCTGGCCACATGATCCTGGAGAACTGCAGCATCTCCAAGATGGACGAGGAGGCGGGGCAGACTAG CATTGAGCCTTCCAAGAGCAGCATCATGCCTTTCCGGGCCCTGAAGAGGCCACTGCAGTTCCTCGGGCTCTTTGAGACCTCCCTGTGCCGCCTCACACACATTCCTGCctacaaa GTAAGTGGTGACAAAAACGAGGAGCAGGTGCTGAATGCCATAGAGGCCTACACGGAGCACAGGCCTGAGATCACCTCGAGGGCCATCAACCTGCTTTTTGACATCGCACGCATCGAGCGCTGCAACCAGCTGCTTCGGGCCTTGAAG CTGGTCATCACAGCCCTCAAGTGCCACAAGTATGACAAGAACATCCAAGTCACGGGCAGCGCTGCGCTCTTCTACCTGACCAATTCCGAGTACCGCTCCGAGCAGAGCGTCAAGCTGCGCCGGCAGGTCATCCAGGTGGTGCTGAATGGCATGGAATCCTACCAGGAGGTGACG GTCCAGCGGAACTGCTGTCTGACCCTCTGTAACTTCAGCATCCCCGAGGAGCTGGAGTTCCAGTACCGCCGAGTTAACGAGCTCCTGCTCAGCATCCTCAACCCCACGCGGCAGGACGAGTCGATCCAGCGCATCGCCGTGCACCTGTGCAACGCCCTGGTCTGCCAAGTGGACAATGACCACAAGGAGGCCGTGGGCAAGATGGGCTTCGTTGTG ACCATGCTGAAGCTGATTCAGAAGAAGCTGCTGGACAAGATA TGCGACCAGGTGATGGAGTTCTCCTGGAGCGCCCTGTGGAACATCACGGACGAGACTCCCGACAACTGTGAGATGTTCCTCAACTTCAATGGCATGAAGCTCTTCCTGGACTGCCTGAAG GAATTCCCAGAGAAGCAAGAACTGCATCGGAACATGCTGGGACTCTTGGGGAACGTGGCCGAGGTGAAGGAGCTGCGGCCGCAGCTAATGACTTCCCAGTTCATCAGTGTCTTCAG CAACCTGCTGGAGAGCAAGGCTGATGGGATCGAAGTTTCGTACAACGCCTGCGGCGTCCTCTCCCACATCATGTTCGATGGGCCTGAGGCGTGGGGCATCTGCGAGCCCCAGCGGGAGGAGGTAGAGGAGCGCATGTGGGCCGCCATCCAGAGCTGGGACATCAACTCTCGGAGAAACATCAATTACAG GTCATTTGAGCCAATTCTTCGCCTCCTTCCCCAGGGCATCTCCCCTGTCAGCCAGCACTGGGCCACCTGGGCCCTGTACAACCTCGTGTCTGTCTACC ccGACAAGTACTGCCCCCTGCTGATCAAAGAAGGGGGGCTGCCCCTGCTGAGGGACATGATCAAGATGGCCACCGCCCGGCAGGAGACAAAGGAAATGGCCCG CAAGGTGATTGGGCACTGCAGTAACTTTAAAGAGGAGAACATGGACACGTCCAGATAG
- the ZER1 gene encoding protein zer-1 homolog isoform X3, which produces MNRRLSPGMIPGRSLHNDCSPPPCHYFTASPQQPQGCGSANDPVSAGESLLPLGAPVLNWPTRLPPSMASDTPESLMALCTDFCLRNLDGTLGYLLDKETLRLHPDIFLPSEICDRLVNEYVELVNAACNFEPHESFFSLFSDPRSTRLTRIHLREDLVQDQDLEAIRKQDLVELYLTNCEKLSAKSLQTLRSFSHTLVSLSLFGCANIFYEEENPGGCEDECLVNPTCQVLVKDFTFEGFSRLRFLNLGRMIDGVPVESLLRPLSSLAALDLSGIQTSDAAFLTQWKDSLVSLVLYNMDLSDDHIRVIVQLHKLRHLDISRDRLSSYYKFKLTRKVLSLFVQKLGNLMSLDISGHMILENCSISKMDEEAGQTSIEPSKSSIMPFRALKRPLQFLGLFETSLCRLTHIPAYKVSGDKNEEQVLNAIEAYTEHRPEITSRAINLLFDIARIERCNQLLRALKLVITALKCHKYDKNIQVTGSAALFYLTNSEYRSEQSVKLRRQVIQVVLNGMESYQEVTVQRNCCLTLCNFSIPEELEFQYRRVNELLLSILNPTRQDESIQRIAVHLCNALVCQVDNDHKEAVGKMGFVVTMLKLIQKKLLDKICDQVMEFSWSALWNITDETPDNCEMFLNFNGMKLFLDCLKEFPEKQELHRNMLGLLGNVAEVKELRPQLMTSQFISVFSNLLESKADGIEVSYNACGVLSHIMFDGPEAWGICEPQREEVEERMWAAIQSWDINSRRNINYRSFEPILRLLPQGISPVSQHWATWALYNLVSVYPDKYCPLLIKEGGLPLLRDMIKMATARQETKEMARKVIGHCSNFKEENMDTSR; this is translated from the exons ATGAACAGAAGGCTCTCCCCAGGCATGATTCCTGGGAGATCACTCCATAATGATTGCTCACCACCTCCTTGCCATTATTTCACGGCATCTCCCCAGCAACCCCAAG GCTGTGGTTCTGCCAATGACCCTGTGAGTGCTGGGGAGTCACTGCTGCCCCTAGGGGCTCCTGTCCTGAATTGGCCCACCCGCCTGCCCCCCAGCATGGCGTCCGACACCCCTGAGTCCCTGATGGCCCTCTGCACTGACTTCTGCCTGCGCAACCTGGATGgcacattgggctacctgctgGACAAGGAGACTCTGCGGCTCCACCCAGACATCTTCCTGCCCAGCGAGATCTGTGACCGGCTCGTCAATGA GTACGTGGAGCTGGTCAATGCCGCCTGCAACTTTGAGCCGCACGAGAGCTTCTTCAGCCTTTTCTCGGACCCCCGCAGCACCCGCCTCACCCGGATCCACCTTCGCGAGGACCTAGTGCAGGACCAGGACCTGGAGGCCATCCGCAAGCAG GACCTGGTGGAGCTATACCTGACCAACTGCGAGAAGCTGTCCGCCAAGAGTCTGCAGACGCTGAGGAGCTTTAGCCACACCCTGGTGTCCTTGAGCCTCTTCGGCTGTGCCAACATTTTCTATGAGGAGGAGAACCCAGGGGGCTGTGAAGACGAGTGCCTCGTCAACCCCACCTGCCAGGTGCTGGTCAAGGACTTTACATTCGAGGGCTTTAGCCGCCTCCGCTTCCTCAACTTGGGTCGCATGATCGACGGGGTCCCTGTGGAGTCGCTGCTGCGGCCACTCAGCTCCCTGGCTGCCCTGGACCTCTCGGGCATCCAGACGAGCGACGCGGCCTTCCTAACCCAGTGGAAAGACAGCCTGGTGTCCCTCGTGCTCTACAACATGGACCTGTCAGACGACCACATCCGGGTCATCGTCCAGCTGCACAAGCTGCG ACACCTGGACATCTCCCGAGACCGCCTCTCCAGCTACTACAAGTTCAAGCTGACTCGCAAGGTGCTGAGCCTCTTTGTGCAAAAGCTGGGGAACCTGATGTCCCTGGACATCTCTGGCCACATGATCCTGGAGAACTGCAGCATCTCCAAGATGGACGAGGAGGCGGGGCAGACTAG CATTGAGCCTTCCAAGAGCAGCATCATGCCTTTCCGGGCCCTGAAGAGGCCACTGCAGTTCCTCGGGCTCTTTGAGACCTCCCTGTGCCGCCTCACACACATTCCTGCctacaaa GTAAGTGGTGACAAAAACGAGGAGCAGGTGCTGAATGCCATAGAGGCCTACACGGAGCACAGGCCTGAGATCACCTCGAGGGCCATCAACCTGCTTTTTGACATCGCACGCATCGAGCGCTGCAACCAGCTGCTTCGGGCCTTGAAG CTGGTCATCACAGCCCTCAAGTGCCACAAGTATGACAAGAACATCCAAGTCACGGGCAGCGCTGCGCTCTTCTACCTGACCAATTCCGAGTACCGCTCCGAGCAGAGCGTCAAGCTGCGCCGGCAGGTCATCCAGGTGGTGCTGAATGGCATGGAATCCTACCAGGAGGTGACG GTCCAGCGGAACTGCTGTCTGACCCTCTGTAACTTCAGCATCCCCGAGGAGCTGGAGTTCCAGTACCGCCGAGTTAACGAGCTCCTGCTCAGCATCCTCAACCCCACGCGGCAGGACGAGTCGATCCAGCGCATCGCCGTGCACCTGTGCAACGCCCTGGTCTGCCAAGTGGACAATGACCACAAGGAGGCCGTGGGCAAGATGGGCTTCGTTGTG ACCATGCTGAAGCTGATTCAGAAGAAGCTGCTGGACAAGATA TGCGACCAGGTGATGGAGTTCTCCTGGAGCGCCCTGTGGAACATCACGGACGAGACTCCCGACAACTGTGAGATGTTCCTCAACTTCAATGGCATGAAGCTCTTCCTGGACTGCCTGAAG GAATTCCCAGAGAAGCAAGAACTGCATCGGAACATGCTGGGACTCTTGGGGAACGTGGCCGAGGTGAAGGAGCTGCGGCCGCAGCTAATGACTTCCCAGTTCATCAGTGTCTTCAG CAACCTGCTGGAGAGCAAGGCTGATGGGATCGAAGTTTCGTACAACGCCTGCGGCGTCCTCTCCCACATCATGTTCGATGGGCCTGAGGCGTGGGGCATCTGCGAGCCCCAGCGGGAGGAGGTAGAGGAGCGCATGTGGGCCGCCATCCAGAGCTGGGACATCAACTCTCGGAGAAACATCAATTACAG GTCATTTGAGCCAATTCTTCGCCTCCTTCCCCAGGGCATCTCCCCTGTCAGCCAGCACTGGGCCACCTGGGCCCTGTACAACCTCGTGTCTGTCTACC ccGACAAGTACTGCCCCCTGCTGATCAAAGAAGGGGGGCTGCCCCTGCTGAGGGACATGATCAAGATGGCCACCGCCCGGCAGGAGACAAAGGAAATGGCCCG CAAGGTGATTGGGCACTGCAGTAACTTTAAAGAGGAGAACATGGACACGTCCAGATAG